One Azoarcus sp. DN11 DNA segment encodes these proteins:
- a CDS encoding hydantoinase B/oxoprolinase family protein: MHPSSTKVDPITLQVISGALHTIAEEMGHVLYRMSFSSIIRESQDIGAGLFDLQFNTLTESEGSPLHIGSIPAYLRGIDQCLQGGVWNEGDVVLHNHPYYGASHSPDLCIVVPVFWRGELVAFAANTAHHVDIGAATPGLIIDIPDVFAEGMLFAGIKLYEGGKRNEGLWQYIGHNSRTAKQTRDDIDAQIASAMLGAQRLRELLDTHGKETVFGAADQLMDYTETMMRSRIAEIPDGEYFAEGYLDDDGANRDKRLPIKVCVRVTGDSVEVDLTGSADQVPTGFNVPFEGSTKPACYCAFRAMLTDAALMEVKLPPNEGSFRPIKVTAPKGSIFNPIYPAAAEARFTQCNRMIDLIIKALAPVIPQRVTAGNSATLSFAAYSGIKADGDYWVFLEVNEGAYGGRPHSDGPDSIDNLMANTRNNPIEDLGMHLPMVCDRYELRDDVVPGAGQFRGGIGVVKTQRLLTDGAITHESERHLDVPWGAFGGADGAAGRVEIFHANGTTYDTYAKFSNLRVEAGGGMSYYAPCGGGYGDPLDRPARKVLEDVMDDFCTLDHAREVYGVIISGDLLLDEAATQARRTLLRLERQTADAMPAPEPAPA; encoded by the coding sequence ATGCATCCGTCCAGCACCAAGGTCGACCCGATCACCCTGCAGGTCATCAGCGGCGCGCTGCACACCATCGCCGAGGAGATGGGCCACGTGCTCTATCGCATGTCCTTCTCGTCGATCATCCGCGAGTCGCAGGACATCGGCGCAGGCCTCTTCGACCTGCAGTTCAACACGCTCACCGAGTCCGAGGGTTCGCCGCTGCACATCGGCTCGATTCCCGCCTACCTGCGCGGCATCGACCAATGCCTGCAGGGCGGCGTGTGGAACGAGGGCGACGTCGTCCTGCACAACCATCCGTACTACGGTGCAAGCCACAGCCCGGACCTGTGCATCGTCGTGCCGGTGTTCTGGCGCGGCGAGCTCGTCGCCTTCGCGGCCAACACCGCGCATCACGTCGACATCGGCGCGGCGACACCGGGCCTCATCATCGACATCCCGGACGTCTTCGCCGAGGGCATGCTCTTCGCCGGCATCAAGCTCTACGAGGGCGGCAAGCGCAACGAGGGCCTGTGGCAGTACATCGGCCACAACAGCCGCACCGCGAAGCAGACCAGGGACGACATCGACGCGCAGATCGCCTCGGCGATGCTCGGCGCGCAGCGGCTGCGCGAGTTGCTCGATACCCATGGCAAGGAGACGGTGTTCGGTGCCGCGGACCAGCTCATGGACTACACCGAGACCATGATGCGCAGCCGCATCGCCGAGATTCCCGATGGCGAATACTTCGCCGAAGGCTATCTCGACGACGACGGCGCGAACCGCGACAAGCGCCTGCCGATCAAGGTCTGCGTGCGCGTCACCGGCGACAGCGTCGAGGTCGACCTCACCGGCTCGGCCGATCAGGTGCCGACCGGCTTCAACGTGCCTTTCGAAGGTTCGACCAAGCCGGCCTGCTACTGCGCCTTCCGCGCGATGCTCACCGATGCCGCGCTGATGGAGGTGAAGCTGCCGCCGAACGAAGGCTCCTTCCGTCCGATCAAGGTCACGGCGCCGAAAGGTTCGATCTTCAACCCGATCTACCCGGCCGCCGCCGAGGCGCGCTTCACGCAGTGCAACCGGATGATCGACCTCATCATCAAGGCGCTCGCGCCGGTGATCCCGCAGCGGGTCACGGCTGGCAACTCGGCGACGCTGTCCTTCGCCGCGTACTCGGGCATCAAGGCCGATGGCGACTACTGGGTATTCCTCGAAGTCAATGAGGGCGCCTACGGCGGCCGGCCGCATTCGGACGGACCGGACTCGATCGACAACCTGATGGCCAACACGCGCAACAACCCGATCGAGGATCTCGGCATGCACCTGCCGATGGTGTGCGACCGCTACGAGCTGCGCGACGACGTGGTGCCCGGAGCGGGGCAGTTTCGCGGCGGCATCGGCGTTGTCAAGACGCAGCGCCTGCTCACCGACGGTGCGATCACGCACGAGTCCGAGCGCCACCTCGACGTGCCATGGGGTGCCTTCGGCGGCGCTGACGGCGCCGCGGGACGGGTCGAGATCTTCCACGCGAACGGAACGACGTACGACACCTACGCCAAGTTCTCGAACCTGCGCGTGGAGGCAGGGGGCGGCATGTCGTACTACGCGCCCTGCGGCGGTGGCTATGGCGACCCGCTCGACCGTCCCGCCCGCAAGGTGCTCGAGGATGTCATGGACGATTTCTGCACCCTCGACCACGCCCGCGAGGTCTATGGAGTGATCATCTCCGGGGACCTCCTCCTCGACGAGGCGGCCACGCAGGCGCGCCGCACGCTGCTCCGCCTGGAGCGGCAGACGGCGGACGCGATGCCCGCTCCCGAGCCCGCGCCGGCCTGA
- a CDS encoding NCS1 family nucleobase:cation symporter-1, producing MSVHNNTQSEIWNEDLAPTDPAHRTWRWQDYAALWIGMVMCIPCYMLAAGLMDQGMSATQSVMIVLAGNAIVLIPMLLIGHPGARYGVPFAVLVRSSFGVQGNKLPALLRALVACGWFGIQCWVGGSAIYAIGNLLSGGLLVGPKMAWAGVNAGQLVCFFIFWALHLYFIARGPESVRKIETFTAPLKVVIVLALLWWAYDKADGFGLMFSAPSQFGPGGQKEGQFWAVFWPSLTAMAGFWSTLAMNIPDFTRFSASQREHYVGQAVGLPIPMALLAFVGVAVTSATVVIYGKAIWDPVDLASRMEGVAVAIGLAIITLDTLCVNLAANTVAPAYDFAAIFPRHVNFARGGFITAVIGVVIMPWKLAESTQGYIFTWLIGYGALLGPVLGIMLADYWLIRRTRLDVDDLFDLNGRYAYRNGWNVSALIAFASGVLPNLPGFLHAAFPVAFAEVPAFFTELYNYAWFVGLFLSLGVYRLLMASETVRVSQGLAVERV from the coding sequence GTGAGCGTTCATAACAACACGCAGTCCGAGATCTGGAACGAGGACCTCGCCCCGACCGATCCGGCCCACAGGACCTGGCGCTGGCAGGATTACGCCGCCCTGTGGATCGGCATGGTCATGTGCATCCCATGCTACATGCTGGCGGCGGGTCTGATGGACCAGGGCATGTCGGCGACCCAGTCGGTCATGATCGTGCTTGCCGGCAATGCCATCGTGTTGATTCCCATGCTGTTGATCGGTCATCCCGGCGCCCGCTACGGCGTGCCCTTCGCGGTGCTGGTGCGATCGTCCTTTGGCGTGCAGGGCAACAAATTGCCGGCCTTGTTGCGGGCACTGGTCGCCTGCGGCTGGTTCGGCATCCAGTGCTGGGTGGGAGGAAGTGCCATCTATGCAATCGGCAATCTTCTGAGCGGCGGCCTGCTGGTGGGGCCGAAGATGGCGTGGGCCGGTGTCAACGCGGGGCAATTGGTGTGCTTCTTCATTTTCTGGGCGCTCCATCTTTATTTCATCGCCCGGGGGCCGGAGTCGGTGAGGAAGATCGAGACCTTCACCGCTCCCCTCAAAGTCGTGATCGTGCTCGCGCTGCTGTGGTGGGCCTACGACAAGGCTGACGGCTTCGGCCTGATGTTCTCCGCGCCGTCCCAATTCGGTCCTGGCGGTCAGAAGGAGGGCCAGTTCTGGGCAGTATTCTGGCCATCGCTCACGGCGATGGCGGGGTTCTGGTCGACGCTGGCGATGAACATCCCCGACTTCACGCGCTTTTCCGCGTCCCAGCGCGAACACTACGTGGGCCAGGCGGTCGGCCTGCCGATCCCGATGGCCTTGCTGGCATTCGTCGGTGTCGCCGTCACCTCCGCCACCGTCGTCATCTATGGCAAGGCGATCTGGGACCCGGTCGACCTGGCGAGCCGGATGGAAGGCGTCGCCGTGGCGATCGGCCTGGCGATCATCACCCTCGATACGCTGTGCGTGAACCTCGCGGCCAATACGGTCGCGCCGGCCTACGACTTCGCCGCCATCTTCCCGCGGCATGTCAACTTCGCCCGGGGAGGCTTCATCACGGCGGTCATCGGTGTCGTGATCATGCCGTGGAAGCTCGCGGAATCCACCCAGGGCTACATCTTTACCTGGCTCATCGGCTACGGCGCGCTGCTCGGGCCGGTGCTCGGGATCATGCTGGCCGATTACTGGCTGATCCGCCGCACGCGGCTCGATGTCGACGATCTCTTCGACTTGAACGGACGGTATGCCTACCGGAACGGCTGGAATGTGTCTGCGCTGATCGCGTTCGCCAGCGGCGTCCTGCCGAACCTGCCGGGATTCCTCCACGCCGCCTTTCCCGTTGCTTTTGCCGAAGTGCCGGCGTTCTTCACGGAACTCTACAACTACGCGTGGTTTGTGGGCCTGTTCCTGTCCCTTGGGGTTTACCGGTTGTTGATGGCTTCCGAAACCGTACGGGTGAGCCAGGGTCTTGCCGTCGAAAGAGTCTGA
- a CDS encoding LysR family transcriptional regulator gives MRFEIRHMRAFIAVAEELQFRPAAEHLHMTQSALTRTIQHLEEAVGAELLSRTTRVVQLTEAGRTFLYECRLALGHIEKASLLAQAAADGKVGYLRIAYMDFAINGKLPMIIEKFLHTHPGIKVELFHFPSSKQKEALLESRIDIGFLIGPFESPSVSQLMIAREDLVVLLPAAHPLVNKPSISIRDLANEKFILGSQDSWETFRTHFFALCHAANFSPSVAQEASTSDGIFGLVAANIGVALYARCAENIQRKGLVIRPLAGRQKPMETLVCWRKDIPTPTVDRFAQFLHDNAEEFGIAHEGRE, from the coding sequence ATGCGCTTCGAAATCCGCCACATGCGCGCCTTCATCGCGGTTGCCGAGGAGCTGCAGTTCCGCCCCGCCGCCGAGCACCTGCATATGACGCAGTCGGCGCTAACGCGCACGATCCAGCACCTCGAGGAGGCCGTCGGCGCGGAGCTGCTGTCGCGCACCACGCGCGTCGTGCAGCTTACCGAGGCGGGTCGCACCTTCCTGTACGAATGCCGCCTCGCACTCGGGCACATCGAGAAGGCGTCGCTGCTCGCGCAGGCGGCCGCCGACGGCAAGGTGGGCTACCTGCGCATCGCGTACATGGACTTTGCGATCAACGGCAAGCTGCCGATGATCATCGAGAAGTTCCTGCACACCCATCCGGGCATCAAGGTCGAGCTGTTTCACTTCCCGAGCTCGAAGCAGAAGGAGGCCTTGCTCGAATCGCGCATCGACATCGGCTTCCTGATCGGTCCCTTCGAGTCGCCCTCGGTGAGCCAGCTCATGATCGCGCGCGAGGACCTGGTCGTGCTGCTGCCGGCCGCGCATCCACTCGTCAACAAGCCCTCGATCTCGATCCGCGATCTCGCCAACGAGAAGTTCATCCTCGGCTCGCAAGACTCGTGGGAGACCTTCCGCACACATTTCTTCGCGCTGTGCCACGCCGCGAACTTCTCGCCCTCCGTCGCGCAGGAGGCCTCGACCAGCGACGGCATCTTCGGGCTGGTCGCCGCGAACATCGGGGTGGCGCTGTATGCGCGCTGCGCAGAGAACATCCAACGCAAGGGCCTCGTGATCCGCCCGCTGGCAGGACGCCAAAAGCCGATGGAGACGCTGGTGTGCTGGCGCAAGGACATTCCGACGCCCACCGTAGACCGATTCGCGCAGTTCCTCCACGACAACGCCGAGGAATTCGGCATCGCGCATGAGGGACGGGAATAG
- a CDS encoding DUF5020 family protein, producing MNQLSGKIGLRRVGAVIGGILAFILAGHLGSATASDWSETDVQILNGTRFRDPGNPHDVTKTTVTLQHVSGYAYGRNYFFVDSYWGTKNAPRANDIYGEYYHYLSLGKITGAKFGEGVLKDVSLTAGVNAGASTRGAATRVLLYGVTLDFAVPGFSYFNVDLLAYDDRSQFNGVQTRYRNSYQVTPVWRLPFSIGPTHWSFEGFCDFIGARGQGTVNQTLCQPQLRLDVGQLVSGRRDAFYIGTEYQYWRNKYGIDGLNESFPNIMAVVKF from the coding sequence ATGAATCAGTTATCAGGGAAGATCGGACTGCGCCGCGTCGGGGCCGTAATCGGCGGCATCCTCGCGTTTATCCTTGCAGGTCATCTCGGTTCCGCGACGGCCTCGGATTGGAGCGAAACCGACGTGCAGATCCTGAACGGCACGCGTTTCCGCGATCCAGGCAATCCCCACGACGTCACGAAGACGACGGTGACGCTGCAGCACGTGAGCGGCTACGCCTATGGGCGCAACTACTTCTTTGTGGATTCCTATTGGGGAACGAAGAACGCACCGCGCGCGAACGACATCTACGGTGAGTACTACCACTACCTGAGCCTGGGCAAGATCACCGGCGCGAAGTTCGGCGAGGGCGTGCTGAAGGACGTCAGCCTGACCGCGGGCGTCAACGCGGGTGCCTCGACCAGGGGCGCGGCGACGCGGGTCCTGCTCTACGGCGTGACGCTGGATTTCGCGGTGCCCGGCTTCAGCTACTTCAACGTGGACCTGCTCGCCTACGACGACCGTTCGCAGTTCAACGGCGTGCAAACCCGTTACCGGAACAGCTACCAGGTGACCCCGGTATGGCGGCTGCCGTTCAGCATCGGCCCCACGCACTGGTCCTTCGAGGGCTTCTGCGACTTCATCGGCGCGCGCGGGCAGGGCACCGTCAATCAGACCCTGTGCCAGCCGCAACTGCGGCTCGATGTCGGCCAACTCGTGTCGGGTCGCCGCGATGCGTTCTACATCGGCACCGAGTACCAGTACTGGCGCAACAAGTATGGCATCGACGGTCTCAATGAGAGCTTCCCCAACATCATGGCCGTCGTGAAGTTCTAG
- a CDS encoding PepSY domain-containing protein translates to MNVRHFTLAVAALLIGTSAYADPKCTAAPKDPQPAANSMRTLVDAGFKFQRAKVTKSDCYKLNGTNTIGDRVEIYLNPADGINVKTETETEKS, encoded by the coding sequence ATGAACGTCCGTCACTTCACCCTTGCCGTCGCCGCCCTGCTGATCGGTACCAGTGCCTATGCCGACCCGAAGTGCACGGCCGCGCCGAAGGATCCGCAACCGGCCGCGAACTCGATGCGCACACTGGTCGACGCCGGATTCAAGTTCCAGCGCGCCAAGGTCACGAAAAGCGACTGTTACAAGCTGAACGGCACCAACACGATCGGCGACCGCGTCGAGATCTACTTGAATCCGGCCGACGGCATCAACGTCAAGACCGAGACGGAAACCGAGAAGAGCTGA
- a CDS encoding FAD-dependent oxidoreductase translates to MKPTDIRDPGYLHKVVDCQWACPAHTPVPEYIRQIAAGDFSTAYMLNWQSNVFPGILGRVCDRPCEPACRRGRVDAEPVAICRLKRVAADFKDDIRDRLPTPSKKNGKRIACIGGGPASLTVARDLAVLGYEVTVFDSGSSPGGMMRSQIPKFRLPDSVIDEECGYIESLGVELRRNHWIGSLGEVLAGDWDAVFVGTGAPRGRDANLPGRNQAAAHVHIGIDWLANVAFGHVTSIGKRVIVLGGGNTAMDCCRSARRLGGEDVRVVVRSGFEEMKASPWEKEDALHEGIPIHNYLVQKAFTHANGRLTGVLFEKVRAEYDDQGRRSLVPTGEPDVHMECDDVLIAIGQENAFPWIERDIGVEFDRSGMPVLDTQTLQSTLPRVFFGGDAALGPKNIITAVAQGHEAAISIDLFCSGLPLTQRPAPTMNLVSQKMGIHEWSYDNKVSEEARRKVPVKAIEEALKDIKSEFELGYDFKLACAETARCLNCDVATVFKPKLCIECDACVDICPTECITFTQNGEDEDLRGRLKAPAKNRDQALYLAEGLKTGRVMVKDENVCLHCGMCAERCPTGAWDMQKFELNLAYAGETVESPRSPCSPSREGAKAPLVAAVREA, encoded by the coding sequence TTGAAACCGACTGACATCAGAGATCCCGGCTACCTGCACAAGGTGGTCGACTGTCAGTGGGCCTGTCCGGCCCACACGCCCGTGCCCGAATACATCCGGCAGATTGCCGCGGGCGACTTCTCGACTGCGTACATGCTCAACTGGCAGTCGAACGTGTTCCCCGGCATCCTCGGGCGGGTATGTGACCGTCCATGCGAGCCGGCCTGTCGGCGCGGGCGGGTCGATGCCGAGCCGGTCGCGATCTGCCGCCTCAAGCGCGTCGCCGCCGACTTCAAGGACGACATCCGTGATCGTCTGCCGACGCCGTCCAAGAAGAACGGCAAGCGCATCGCATGCATCGGGGGCGGCCCGGCGTCGCTGACCGTGGCGCGCGACCTCGCGGTGCTGGGCTATGAGGTCACCGTGTTCGACAGCGGATCGTCGCCCGGCGGCATGATGCGCAGCCAGATCCCCAAGTTCCGCCTGCCCGACAGCGTCATCGACGAGGAGTGCGGCTACATCGAGAGCCTCGGGGTCGAGCTGCGCCGCAATCACTGGATCGGCAGCCTGGGCGAGGTGCTCGCCGGCGACTGGGATGCGGTGTTCGTCGGCACCGGCGCGCCGCGCGGGCGTGACGCCAACCTGCCGGGGCGCAACCAGGCCGCGGCGCACGTCCATATCGGCATCGACTGGCTCGCGAACGTCGCCTTCGGCCACGTCACGTCGATCGGCAAGCGCGTGATCGTGCTTGGTGGCGGCAACACCGCGATGGACTGCTGCCGCTCCGCGCGGCGGCTGGGCGGCGAGGACGTGCGGGTGGTGGTGCGCAGCGGCTTCGAGGAGATGAAGGCGTCGCCGTGGGAGAAGGAGGATGCCCTTCACGAGGGGATCCCCATCCACAACTATCTCGTGCAGAAGGCCTTCACGCACGCCAACGGACGCCTCACGGGCGTGCTGTTCGAGAAGGTGCGCGCCGAATACGACGACCAGGGGCGCCGCTCGCTGGTGCCGACTGGCGAGCCGGACGTGCACATGGAATGCGACGACGTGCTGATCGCGATCGGCCAGGAGAATGCCTTCCCGTGGATCGAGCGCGACATCGGTGTCGAATTCGACCGCTCGGGTATGCCGGTGCTGGACACGCAGACGCTGCAATCGACGCTGCCGCGCGTGTTCTTCGGCGGCGATGCGGCGCTCGGTCCGAAGAACATCATCACCGCGGTCGCGCAGGGCCACGAGGCGGCGATCTCGATCGACCTCTTCTGCAGCGGGCTGCCGCTCACGCAGCGCCCCGCACCGACGATGAACCTCGTGAGCCAGAAGATGGGCATCCACGAGTGGAGCTACGACAACAAGGTCTCGGAAGAGGCACGCCGCAAGGTGCCGGTGAAGGCGATCGAGGAGGCGCTGAAGGACATCAAGTCCGAGTTCGAGCTCGGCTACGACTTCAAGCTCGCCTGCGCGGAGACGGCCCGCTGCCTCAACTGCGACGTCGCCACGGTGTTCAAGCCGAAGCTGTGCATCGAGTGCGACGCCTGCGTCGACATCTGTCCGACCGAGTGCATCACCTTCACGCAGAACGGCGAGGACGAGGATCTGCGCGGGCGGCTGAAGGCCCCGGCGAAGAATCGCGACCAGGCGCTGTATCTCGCCGAAGGGCTCAAGACGGGCCGGGTGATGGTCAAGGACGAGAACGTCTGCCTGCACTGCGGCATGTGTGCCGAGCGCTGCCCGACGGGCGCATGGGACATGCAGAAGTTCGAGTTGAACCTTGCTTACGCCGGCGAAACCGTCGAATCCCCACGTTCACCTTGTTCGCCGTCCCGCGAGGGGGCGAAGGCGCCCCTCGTGGCGGCCGTAAGGGAGGCCTGA
- a CDS encoding isochorismatase family protein yields MDTELNTMLKQAFAQATKLYQERGFQRRVGFGKKPALINVDLANAWTRPGNPFTCEKIDDEIIPGVQRLLKACRENNHPVIHVTTCYQVTDRNNPNTDMGLWHNKIPVDVVNQADENIWAIDSRIAPIAGEQVLVKKRASSFHGTYLAGFLRAAGVDTILVTGVTASACVRTTLCDGLAEGFRTIAVRECIGDRVPGAVEWNLFDIDAKFADVESVDRCVDYLYSMKG; encoded by the coding sequence ATGGATACCGAACTGAACACGATGCTCAAACAAGCCTTCGCACAAGCCACCAAGCTGTACCAGGAGCGCGGCTTCCAGCGCCGCGTGGGCTTTGGCAAGAAGCCGGCGCTGATCAACGTCGACCTCGCCAATGCCTGGACGCGCCCGGGCAACCCCTTCACCTGCGAGAAGATCGACGACGAGATCATCCCCGGCGTGCAGCGCCTGCTGAAGGCGTGCCGCGAGAACAATCATCCGGTGATCCACGTGACGACCTGCTACCAAGTCACCGACCGCAACAATCCGAATACTGACATGGGCCTGTGGCACAACAAGATTCCGGTCGATGTCGTGAATCAGGCAGACGAGAACATCTGGGCGATCGACTCGCGCATCGCGCCGATCGCCGGTGAGCAGGTGCTGGTCAAGAAGCGCGCGAGCTCCTTCCATGGCACCTACCTCGCGGGCTTCCTGCGCGCGGCCGGGGTCGACACCATCCTCGTGACCGGCGTGACCGCATCGGCCTGCGTGCGCACGACGCTGTGCGACGGCTTGGCCGAAGGCTTCCGCACGATCGCCGTGCGCGAGTGCATCGGCGACCGCGTGCCCGGCGCGGTCGAGTGGAACCTGTTCGACATCGACGCCAAGTTCGCCGACGTGGAGTCGGTCGATCGCTGCGTCGACTACCTGTACTCGATGAAGGGCTGA
- the fabF gene encoding beta-ketoacyl-ACP synthase II has product MVGAVGGRVALRRVVVTGWGLATPLGVGVERTWARLLSGESGIRAIDRFEVGDLPSRIAGLLPEGACADGGFDADEWVPAKDQRKMDRFAMYALCAARQALEDADWQPSSQHARERTGVLIGSGIGGLPALAEGALTLEHKGARRISPFFIPSALVNLAAGQVGIRHGLLGPTHGVATACASGAHAIGDAARMVMLGDADVMVAGGTEGAVSRLGIAGFCAARALSTGFNDTPQAASRPWDAARDGFVIGEGSGIVVLEEYEHARARGVRIHAEVLGYGLSGDGYHIAAPPEDGGGARRAMRAALAWAGVAPEEVDYVNAHATSTPLGDLVELRALCEVFGSHATRGGEGGLSVSSTKSAMGHLLGAAGAVEAIVCMLALRDQIVPPTLNLAEPPAEFVGMNFVPGVAQRRTVRTALSNSFGFGGTNAALLFGAVND; this is encoded by the coding sequence ATGGTTGGAGCAGTTGGGGGGAGGGTGGCGCTGCGGCGCGTGGTCGTGACGGGGTGGGGGCTCGCGACCCCGCTCGGTGTCGGCGTCGAGCGCACGTGGGCGCGCCTGCTTTCGGGCGAGTCGGGCATCCGCGCGATCGACCGCTTCGAGGTCGGCGACCTGCCCTCGCGCATCGCCGGCCTGCTGCCCGAAGGCGCCTGTGCCGACGGCGGTTTCGACGCCGATGAATGGGTGCCGGCCAAGGACCAGCGCAAGATGGACCGCTTTGCGATGTACGCGCTATGTGCGGCCCGGCAGGCGCTCGAGGATGCGGACTGGCAGCCGTCGTCGCAGCACGCGCGCGAGCGGACCGGCGTGCTGATCGGCTCGGGCATCGGTGGCCTGCCCGCACTCGCTGAAGGCGCCCTGACCCTTGAACACAAGGGCGCACGACGCATCTCGCCCTTCTTCATCCCGTCCGCGCTCGTGAACCTCGCGGCGGGCCAAGTCGGAATCCGCCATGGCCTGCTGGGACCGACTCACGGTGTGGCGACCGCCTGCGCGAGTGGTGCGCACGCGATCGGCGACGCCGCGCGCATGGTGATGTTGGGTGACGCCGACGTGATGGTGGCCGGCGGTACTGAGGGCGCCGTGTCGCGCCTGGGCATCGCCGGCTTCTGTGCCGCGCGTGCCCTGTCGACCGGCTTCAACGACACGCCGCAGGCTGCCTCCCGCCCGTGGGACGCCGCGCGCGACGGCTTCGTGATCGGCGAGGGCAGCGGCATCGTCGTGCTGGAGGAGTACGAGCACGCGCGGGCGCGCGGGGTGCGCATCCATGCCGAGGTGCTGGGTTACGGATTGTCCGGCGACGGCTACCACATCGCGGCGCCGCCCGAGGACGGCGGCGGCGCCCGGCGCGCAATGCGTGCTGCATTGGCCTGGGCGGGCGTTGCCCCGGAGGAAGTGGACTACGTGAACGCCCACGCGACTTCGACACCGCTCGGTGACCTGGTCGAACTGCGCGCGCTGTGCGAGGTCTTCGGTAGTCACGCCACGCGCGGTGGAGAGGGTGGGCTGTCGGTGTCCTCGACCAAGTCGGCGATGGGGCATCTGCTCGGTGCCGCGGGGGCAGTCGAGGCCATCGTATGCATGCTCGCACTGCGCGACCAGATCGTGCCGCCAACGCTCAATCTCGCCGAACCGCCGGCGGAATTCGTCGGCATGAACTTCGTGCCCGGCGTTGCCCAGCGCCGTACCGTGCGCACTGCGCTGTCGAACTCCTTCGGTTTTGGCGGGACCAATGCAGCGCTGCTCTTCGGTGCCGTCAACGACTGA
- a CDS encoding MFS transporter, which yields MTTTVLEGAHIGARRSGVQRVNSTYRKITSRLMPFLFICYVAAYLDRINVGFAQLQMKDALGFSDAVYGLGAGIFFAGYFLFEVPSNLILEKIGARKTLVRIMVLWGLTSASMMFITTPTVFYVLRFLLGVFEAGFFPGMIYYLTFWYPANRRGRVMALFLTAVAMAGVVGGPLSGWVMGKLTGLHGLGGWQWMFLIEGVPSCALGIIAYFYLDDRPQHAKWLTEEEKSIVVDQLRRDHDNTPFFHDHSFGDAMKSPRVYAMALTWFTFICGVYAISFWLPTLIKGAGVTDIFSIGMYSAIPYGTAVLTMILVCRHSDATGERRWHAALCAFIGAVALASISQTAGDLTLSLAVMSVATAGIFTLQPLFWAIATDFLGGTKAAAGTIAFINSLGLIGGFASPTILGWVKVTTGSLSNGLFLIAGFLTIGALITLRFRKWGKTQASLRHAA from the coding sequence ATGACTACAACTGTATTGGAAGGCGCCCATATAGGCGCACGCCGTTCGGGAGTGCAGAGGGTGAATTCGACATATCGCAAGATAACCTCGCGCCTCATGCCCTTCCTGTTTATCTGCTATGTGGCGGCCTATCTCGACCGCATCAACGTCGGTTTTGCCCAACTGCAGATGAAGGACGCGCTTGGCTTCAGTGACGCCGTTTACGGACTCGGCGCCGGAATCTTCTTTGCCGGCTATTTCCTTTTCGAGGTGCCCAGCAACCTGATCCTCGAGAAGATCGGGGCGCGAAAGACATTGGTGCGCATCATGGTGCTCTGGGGCCTCACGTCCGCCAGCATGATGTTCATCACCACGCCCACCGTGTTCTATGTCTTGCGATTCCTGCTCGGCGTGTTCGAGGCCGGATTCTTCCCGGGCATGATCTACTACCTCACGTTCTGGTACCCGGCGAACCGGCGCGGGCGAGTCATGGCGCTCTTTCTGACTGCGGTCGCGATGGCCGGCGTCGTGGGCGGGCCGCTTTCGGGCTGGGTGATGGGCAAACTGACGGGTTTGCACGGCTTGGGCGGCTGGCAGTGGATGTTCCTGATCGAGGGGGTGCCGTCCTGCGCCCTCGGGATCATCGCCTACTTTTACCTCGACGATCGGCCTCAACATGCGAAGTGGCTGACCGAAGAAGAAAAATCGATCGTCGTCGATCAGTTGCGCCGTGATCATGACAACACCCCGTTCTTTCACGACCATTCGTTCGGCGATGCGATGAAGTCGCCGCGTGTGTACGCGATGGCGCTGACCTGGTTCACGTTCATCTGCGGGGTCTATGCGATCAGCTTTTGGCTGCCGACCTTGATCAAGGGGGCGGGCGTCACCGATATCTTCTCCATCGGCATGTACTCGGCGATTCCCTACGGTACGGCGGTGCTGACGATGATCCTCGTCTGCCGCCATTCCGATGCGACGGGAGAGCGGCGTTGGCACGCTGCGCTTTGTGCGTTCATCGGTGCGGTTGCGCTGGCCTCGATCTCGCAGACTGCAGGCGATCTCACGTTGTCGCTCGCGGTGATGAGCGTCGCGACCGCCGGGATCTTCACGCTGCAACCGCTGTTCTGGGCGATCGCCACCGATTTCCTCGGGGGTACGAAGGCGGCAGCGGGGACTATCGCCTTCATCAACAGCCTCGGTTTGATAGGTGGCTTCGCGAGCCCCACGATACTGGGGTGGGTTAAGGTCACGACGGGCAGCCTCAGCAACGGCTTGTTCCTGATTGCGGGCTTCCTCACGATCGGCGCCCTGATCACGCTGCGGTTCCGCAAGTGGGGGAAGACGCAGGCGTCCCTACGGCACGCAGCCTGA